From the Oryctolagus cuniculus chromosome 17, mOryCun1.1, whole genome shotgun sequence genome, the window AACCTGTAAAAGACACAGCTCATTCCAGAGCAGCACCAATGAACCCCAGCTCAGCCAAGAAAACTTGCACtcaacacacacactttttttttttttaaatggggacTACTCCCAGGCTCCTTGAAGCCTACTAATCAGATGTTTGCATGCAAATGGATAAAAACAATAACAAGGAAAGCTGCTGTGAGTGGTGCTGATACCCCTCGGGGAGGATTATAAAAGCCCCAGTGGATTAAATACGGTTCAGACTCAGGCACACTGAGTTTGCGACTTCCCAGCAGGGTTGGCACCCGCGCCATGATGGACAGCTCTTGTCCTGAAAATGCCACAGCCATTCCAGCTGCGTGCCCCGATGGTGGCAGCTCCCCAAAGGCTCTCTGTCTGCCCAGTTCCTGCCAGAGCAGGACATGGCAGTTGGTTACATGCCCAGACAACTCTTATCCACCCAGCAATGCCCCGCGTGGCTGTGAACCTGCTGCTTGTCAACCTACTTGCCTTTCCACAATTTCTTGTGTGGGTTTTCTTTGCCAGCCCTTATGTTCCTGTGCAGGCAGCTGTCCATCGGGGGCTGGCCAGTCTCCCGGTGCGGATAGCTCATGCCAGCCATCCTGCTTGGAATCCACTGGTTGTCAGGTAGAGCACTGTGACGCCAGCCGCTGCCAGCAACGCTGCCGCCAGGAACCCAGCTGTGTGTCGGGAGCATGCGAGGCAGCTGGTGGCCAGGCAGTCTGCTGTGACGCTAGATCCTGCCAGCCGTCCTGCTCCGAAGCAACAATGCCTCATCCTGAGACGCCTCGCTCGCCCGTCATCTGCGCAGCTAGTCCGTGCCAACCAGCCTGCTGCCAAGCAACTTTCTGTCAACCCCCAGGTGGtgaaggccagcactgcagcccgaCTTATTACCAACCCATCTGCTGCGTTTTCAAGCCCTGCGCATCGGCTCCCTGCGTGCCCCTTTCCGGCCAGCCGTTGACTTGCGTGTTCACTGCTTGCCATCCTACTTGCTACGTGTCCCCTCCTTGTCAGCTGCTTTGCTGCCAGCCAGCTCCTTCCCTAGCCCTTGTCTGTCAGCCGGTGGATAACTGCCAGCCTCCTTGTTCTACAAAGAGCCCGTGCAAATCAGCTTCCTGGGGCACCGTGCTTCCTGGCCAGCCAATGTGTGACCGACCCACTTCCTACAGCCAAAGAGGCTGCAAATCACCTTCCTGTCCACCAGCTTGCTGTGTGACAGGTTTAGGCAAATTGTGCAGCAGTGACACCAGTTACTCCCGACCAACCTCCCCAAGTCTG encodes:
- the KRTAP29-1 gene encoding keratin-associated protein 29-1, which produces MMDSSCPENATAIPAACPDGGSSPKALCLPSSCQSRTWQLVTCPDNSYPPSNAPRGCEPAACQPTCLSTISCVGFLCQPLCSCAGSCPSGAGQSPGADSSCQPSCLESTGCQVEHCDASRCQQRCRQEPSCVSGACEAAGGQAVCCDARSCQPSCSEATMPHPETPRSPVICAASPCQPACCQATFCQPPGGEGQHCSPTYYQPICCVFKPCASAPCVPLSGQPLTCVFTACHPTCYVSPPCQLLCCQPAPSLALVCQPVDNCQPPCSTKSPCKSASWGTVLPGQPMCDRPTSYSQRGCKSPSCPPACCVTGLGKLCSSDTSYSRPTSPSLCKAST